A genomic window from Excalfactoria chinensis isolate bCotChi1 chromosome 18, bCotChi1.hap2, whole genome shotgun sequence includes:
- the AGPAT2 gene encoding 1-acyl-sn-glycerol-3-phosphate acyltransferase beta, whose translation MELGWLLWGAAVLLLLHLLMELSPAVNFVLRIGFYYVLCIVCSGLTAPVCLLVNGGRTVKNMRIIKTVVKSFKYFFGLRFEVKGLENFEVEGPAIIVSNHQSILDMMGLMEILPDDCVQVAKKELMYAGTVGLIIYLGGVIFINRKSTTSAKMVMAEVAKTMTAANVKVWVYPEGTRNCTGDLLPFKKGAFHLAVQAQVPVIPVVYSSFTTFYNPKKNLFTSGKIKVEVLPPIATKGLTSDDVSDLTDRCYNMMRETLFRLSGRPGDGKDSS comes from the exons ATGGAGCTGGGCTGGTTGCTGTGGGGCGCGGCggtgctgctgttgctgcaccTCCTGATGGAGCTGAGCCCCGCTGTGAACTTCGTGCTGCGCATCGGTTTTTACTACGTGTTGTGCATCGTTTGCTCCGGTCTCACCGCTCCCGTCTGCCTCCTCGTCAACGGCGGCCGCACCGTCAAGAATATGAG GATCATCAAAACCGTGGTCAAGTCATTCAAGTATTTCTTCGGCCTGAGGTTTGAGGTGAAAGGACTGGAGAACTTCGAGGTGGAGGGCCCTGCCATCATTGTATCCAACCACCAGAGCATCCTCGACATGATGG GGCTGATGGAGATCCTGCCCGACgactgtgtccaggtggccaagaaggagCTGATGTACGCCGGCACGGTGGGGCTCATCATCTACCTCGGGGGTGTCATCTTCATCAACAGGAAGAGCACCACCAGTGCCAAGATGGTGATGGCGGAGGTGGCCAAGACTATGACAGCTGCTAAC GTGAAGGTGTGGGTGTACCCGGAGGGCACGAGGAACTGCACGGGGGATTTGCTGCCATTCAAGAAAGGAGCATTTCACCTCGCTGTCCAGGCACAG GTCCCGGTGATCCCTGTTGTGTATTCCTCCTTCACCACTTTCTACAACCCAAAGAAGAATCTGTTTACATCAG GCAAAATCAAGGTCGAGGTTCTCCCTCCGATAGCAACCAAAGGGCTGACATCAGACGACGTCTCTGACCTCACTGACAGATGCTACAACATGATGAGGGAGACCCTTTTCAGGCTGTCTGGCCGCCCAGGTGATGGAAAGGATTCCTCCTaa